The nucleotide sequence GCACCCATGTTGGGGACGTTGGGCTGGCTGTTGCCGTTTTTTCTGGCGGCGATTTTCACTACCGCTACGGGGTCGATCACCGTTTCGATGGTCACCACGGCGGGCGTCGTGGCACCGCTTGCTGCTTCGATCGGTGTGTCGCCGGAAATGGCGGCTGCGTTGATCGGCAGCGGTGCGTTTTGCGTTTTTCACGTCAATTCAAGCTTCTTTTGGCTATTGAATCGTCTGCATGAAGCGCCCCCCGCGGTGTTGCTGCGAACCTACACGGCTCAATCGCTGTGCATGGGGCTGGGGGGACTGGCGGCCGTCGGGCTGATGCGTCTTTGTGGGCTGCGCTGAACAGCGGTTTCGGCTGGCTAGACGCGACGACGTTGATCAAGCAAAGTAGCGGGGCGGATCAGGCCGACTTGCCTGCGACGCCACTTCCCCGCCATCGTGCTACGACGAAGATTTGAATTGATGAAGACGAACCTTGATGTGTTCACAAACGCCGCCACCGGTCCACGGTTGTGGCTGGCTTGCGGAATCGCCGCCGTGCTGGCACTGGCCGGTTCACCGTCATCGGCCGACGAAAGTGATGCCGCACTGAGTGTGATGACGTGGAATGTGGAATGGTTCTATGACGAATACCGTGGTGACAACCACAGTGACCTGTCCAAGAAACAGTCTGCACCGGATCGGGACCGCTGGGAATGGAAACGTGATGCGGTGGCCGAAGCGATCGCGGAAGTGCGGCCGACCGTTGTGGCCTTGCAAGAAGTGGAAAACCGACGTGTGCTGTGGTACCTGACGCGTGCGTTGGATCGAAACCATCGTGAAAAGTATCGCGAATATCAGATCGATGGTACGGATCACTACACTGAACAAGACGTCGGTTTGCTGTGTCACGAATCCGCGGACGTTGTTGCGGCAAGCCAGCTTCATCAATCGAAATCAATGCGTGCGACCGAGCGGTTTTACAACCTCAGCAAACACCTGTTGGCGACCGTGGAGGTGCCGGTTGGCGATACGACCGAACAAGTCCACATCTTGATATTGCACCTGAGGGCCAGGGCGGAGGCGGAAGACCTGCGAATTCGTCAAGCCAGATTGGCTCATCTGTGGATCGCCGATCGTGTCGCCGCGGGCGAACATGTGATCGTGCTGGGTGATATGAATACCGAAGAAGACGGCAGTCAGACGCGACCCGAAAGTGACGTCGCGGCACTTTGCGGATGGGACACGGCGACCAAAGACGACGACTTGATTGATCTGCACGATCGGTTGCCCGCATCCGGTCGACGTACTCATTTGTTACCCGGCAAACAGTTTGATCGCATCTTGGTCACGCCTTCGTTGATCGAGGACGAGCCTGGAGTCCCCGATTTGGTGTTCGACGAAATCACCGTCCGCAGTGACGTGAACATTCGCGGTGACTTGGACACCCAAAACGAACACTGGGACGGATACTGGACGATGAAGGATGACGAGCGCGACATCAGCGATCATCATCCCTTGGTGGCGACGTTTCGCGTCAAGTGAGTCCGCTGGATGTTTTGCGTGACGTTTATGGTCACGCCAATTTTCGAACCAGCCAGTCACAGGTCATTGATCACGTGATGTCCGGTCACCATGCGATGGTGGTGATGCCGACCGGCATGGGGAAGTCACTGTGTTACCAGATTCCTGGCATCTTGCTTCGTCGCGATCCGGCGGATTTGACGTTGGTTCTGTCGCCCTTGATTGCGTTGATGCAGGATCAGGTAGACTCGCTGTGTCATAAGGGCGTTGATGCGACGTTTATCAATTCATCTCTCGACGCGAATGTAAGAAATCAGCGTTATCGTGAGGTTGCCGAAGGGCGATATGCGCTGCTGTATGTGACCCCCGAGCGTTTTCGAAAACCTGAGTTTCGTGAGGCTTTGGCCAAACGTAAGGTTCAGTTGTTTGTCGTGGATGAAGCCCATTGCGTCAGCCAGTGGGGCCATGATTTTCGACCCGATTATTCTCGCATGGCGGAGATCCGGTCGGTCGTGGGAGATCCGGTCACGATCGCGGTGACGGCGACCGCGACGGCGGAATGTCGTGATGACATCTATCGCCAGCTAGGCATTGATGCGGCCGATGTTGGTCTGTTTCATGAAGGGATCGATCGGCCGAATTTGCAGTTGGACGTCCAACATGTTTACGACGAAGCGGAAAAACTGGAACACTTGCACGATCTGTTGCATTCAGCGATGGCCAAGACGGGCAGCACGATTCTGTACTTCTCATTGATCAAAACACTGCAGCGTTTCAGCGATCAGTTGCTGAGCCGCGGCGTCGATCACGTTTGTTATCACGGGGATCTGCCGCGACAGGCACGTCGACGCATCCAAGATGAATTCATGTCGGGCCATGCCGATTTGGTTTTGGCCACGCCCGCGTTCGGGATGGGCATCGACAAGTCGGACATTCGCATGGTGATCCATGCGGAAACGCCGGGATCGATCGAATCGTATTACCAGGAAATCGGTCGTGCCGGGCGCGACGGAAAGCCCAGTCGTTGTGTTTGGCTGTACGACCAAGCGGATTTGATGACTCAGATGCAGTTCATCGAATGGTCCAACCCTGATGCAGCGTTCTACGGACGCTTGTTTGATGCTCTGCAATCCAAACGGGAACAGTGCCTGGCGTATGGGCTGCAATGGCTGAGCGATCAATTGCAACGCATCAGCCGTCACGACCATCGCTTGGACACGGCGATGGCGATGTTGGAAAGAGCCGGTGTGCTGGCAGGCCCACGACCGCCGGAATGTTTCGATCTGACGACCGATCACTTGCCAGCACCGTTTGATGACGATGCGGCACTGGGGCAAAAGAAGACGCGTGACCAGCAACGGTTGTATGAGCTGGTCAAATTCGCGGCGACCGATCCGAGCGATCGCCAGAGATACTTGTACGAGTATTTTTGTTGATCTTTCGCAGTGTCCGAAACGCCGCGGAAGTTCACGTTTGATCGGCGACCGAGCAACGCATTGGTTGTCTCGGTCAATGATCTAGCATGCGGCCGGTGTGACCGTTGTCGGCTAGGCCGCTTTCAGTTCACGGTTTTGGCGTGCGTATTCGACCCAACCGGTGACTTCTTCCAAATCGGGCAGCGATCCGCCGCGAAGGATACGTTGGCCTTCGCCGCCACGAGCGATCGGGTCAACGATCGCCAACAGTTCGGCGGGATCCCATGCGACCAAATCTTCGGGGCTGGTGATTTCCGCCAACACCAACAACTGGGCGTCGTGACCGCGGAGCATCGGCACGCGGCAAACGAAGGTCGCTTGCTGTTGCCAAGCCAGAACGGTTTCCGCTTCGACGCGTCGGTGATCCAATTGTTCGGCCACCTTGGCAGGATCGGAAATCAACAGGTCGTCGACCGTGTAGATACCGATCGCGTTCAATCGTTCCGCCATACGGGGGCCGATCGACGGAGCGTCGACGACATCGTCGCTGCGTTGCAGGTAGAAACGCAGGGTCTTTTCGCTGCTGGTGGATGATTCACGCGACGACGAATTGCTGGACGTCGACGATCGTGACGACGAGCTACTGGACGATGAACTGCGGGAGGACGATCCACGTTGGCTGGATGCTTCGCCGCTGCCGGATCCGTTGGATTTGCCGTCGCCGTTGCGGCCGTAGCCGTCACGATCGTATTCCGATTCGTAGGTGCGTCGGTTGGTATCGTGATCGCCGCCGTCGCTGATTCGGACGACATCGCGGTCGCTGGTGCGTCGGGTGCTGCGGCGTGTTCGTTCGCCGTCACGGCTGCGATGCGAACGCGTGCCGGCGGACGATGAACGGCTGGTCGAACTACGTCGGCTGGATGACCGGCTGGAGTTGGACGATCGCGACGAACGGCTGGTTCGGTTCGACGCTGAAACGCTGGACGATTCTCGCCGACGTCCATCGCGACGCTGCGATTCGTAATCGGTGGCCTCCGATTCGTGCCGCAACACGCGGCGGCGGCGACGGCGGATCAACCGGCCGTCGGCATCACGATCGTATTCATAGTCGTCGTCATCGTATCGGGCGTCTTCGTATCGCTCGCTGTCGAACGGATCGCGTTCAATCTCGCGATAGGATCGTGAACTGACCGGCTTGCCGTCGACCACCAAGCCGTCGGCGTCCAGCGAAGTGCTGCGATGGGCCGAAGCGATCCAGCTGGTGATGCGGGACAGTTCATAACTGCTGCCGGACAGCAGGATGCGTTGGCCGCGTTCGGTGGCCAAGAAGGCTTGAACACGGACCAGAAGCTGATCGGGGTGGATCGCCGCCAATTGTGCCGGGTCGGTGATGCCACAGCCCACCAAGACGCGAGCGTCAAAGCCACGCAATTGAGGAACACGGCAAACCAAACGGCATTCATGCTGCCAACGACGGATGGTCGCGGCGTTGGTGTTGCCCAGTCCCAGCGAATCGGACAGGCGGTTGGAGTCTTGTTGCATCAAGTGATTGATGTGGGTGATGCCAAGGCTGCGTAATCGAGCGGCGGCAACGGCATCGATCGACGGTGCTTGGTCGATCGGGCTGTCCACGGTCAAAAAGAACGGGCTGTCGGTTTGATCTTCGCCCGCACTTCGGCGGCGAATCATGCGACTGCCGTCGGCATCGGCCAGCTGCTGGTCGGCTGTGGTTGCCTTGGCAACGCTTTCGCCCGGCGTCGGTTGCACGGTCGTGTAAGTGTTGCCGTAATAGAATCCGTCACGGTACGTGGTTCCGTCGGCGGCCAAGTCGGTGGCCGGCATCGCACGGTGTCGGCCTTCGCGGTGCATGTGCAAATCGTGTTGGCCGTACGCTTCACGCCAAGCGACGTCAAAGTCACGGTTGATCTGATCGACCGGTGCGTTTGCTGTGCGGGGAACCGCGGGGCCATCGACCGGTGCCGTATGTGGGTGCGGACCGACGTACGTCTCCGGTGCATACTGTGGTTTCCACATCGGACGATGCGGATGCAGTGTGGCTTGGCCGTGCAGACGGAACTGTCGTGCGCCGGTGCGGTTAGCTTGGTCGGCGAATTCGGCATCGCTGGTCAGCACCAACAGCTGGCGTCCGGTGCGGACGAAATCGAACAACGCGCTGGTCACGCTGTGGTTCCATCGTCCGTCGTCACCGTATTCGTGATAACCACGATGGGCTTCGGTAGCATTGATCGGCTGGGCCGGATTCGCAGCGGCAAACATGGACGGCCAAGTTTCGACCACCAACGGAACGGGCCGACCGGTGCGGGCCAGCAAGTCGGCCGCCGCCATGCGGATGGCCAGGCAAGCCAAGCCACGATCGGCGTCGCCGAACTGATTTTCCGGCCGGCCATCAATCTGAACGTTCAGCGTTGCCGATTCGTGACGAACGCGAGCGGTGTCATGATGGCTGCGTCGATCCGCCAAGTGGCGATGGGCATTCGGATTCCAGCTGACGTGACGCAGACGTCCGCCGGACAACCGGACCAACCAACGGCTGGCGGCATCGGCAAGCGGGGTTTGGCTGGGCGTTGACCGGACGATCGACCCCAGTTCTTGCAGAATTTGCTGGCGACGACGTTGCAGCCAATCCCAACGTGACCCGTTGGAAAGCTGGTGGTCGATTTGTTTCAGTTCCGAAACGATTTGTTCGTACTCAAAGCAATCACGCTGATTCTTCCATTCATCGCGGTGCGGACCGGCGACGGTCGAACCCATGCCATGCAGATCGACGACGGGCAGATGTCGCAAGGAGGCTCGCAAATCAGCGGCGTCGCGAAGGCAAGTTTCCAGTTCCGTGGTCACACGTTGCAGTTCTTCGCTGCGAAGACCACGTTCGTGATTCCAGTTGGGGTGACGGAAGTAAACGCTGTCGAATTCCGCCATGCGAGACGTTTCGGCCAAGTGGGCCGATTCACGCAGCAATGATTCTCGCTGGGCCGACAACCGGTCAACGGCGGCGGTCAACCAATTGAAACAGGATTCCAGTTCGGCCATCGAACGGTCGTGAACCGGACGCAAGGTTTCGACCGAGCCGCGATAATCGGTATTGGGATAGTCGGTACCGGTCGGGTAACGCCAAGCGTCGGTCAAGTCCGCGCGGATCGCACGCAGGGTCTCGACGATACTGGTTTGCGAATAGGGACGTTCGCTCGCGACAGGTCGATACACCGGAGCTCCCGCGTACCAATCGGACCACAAACCGGGTTCGGCGTCATAGTGATTCAGCAACCAGTCGATTTGACGTGTGGCCGCCGCGATCCGTGACTGGACATCGTCGATCGAGTGCAGCGGACGATACGCGCGGCGATAAAAATCTTCCCAACCGGCATCCCGATCGTATCGGTCCAGCGCGGCGGCAAAGTGATCTACCGTCGGACGGTTGCGATACGTGGACCAAGCGTCGGTGCGTTTGGTCAAGTCGGCGACCAGCGTGCGAAGCGACTGGACTTCCACCAATGTGCGGCGCAGGTGCACAATTTGGGCGTCGACGTCGTTGATGCGTGCCCGCAATGGGTTGTCCAGGCTTGCGGCCCATCCGTCGAAACGGCGGTCGGGGCGATACAGATGTGCGTCGCGATCGATGGCCGCGATCCAGCGTCGCAGTTCGGCTTGACGATGACGCAGCGATTCGGCGCGATCATGCAACTTCGCCAAGCGATCCCGCCATTGGGTTCGGTCGGCGGTACGCCAGTAATCATGATCCAATACGGATGACGCGGCATAACGGTGTGACGGATCCGCGTCTGGCACAATGCGGCGGCGTTCCAAAACGGCCAAACGCCGGTGAAGTTCTTCGCGTCGGCGAACCAGCGAATCGTATTGCCAGGTCCGATCGCTGGGACGCAGTTCGGCAATTTGCGCGTCCACATCGGCCAGTTCGGTCCGCAGTCGCCGTTGCCGTTCCGATTCGCGGTCGTGTCGATAATTTCCGCCCAGCGGGTCGGCCGCACCCAGTTCGTGATAGGCGTATCCGCGGAATCCCGATTCGCCCCGTGAAGCCAAGGCGGAATCGCCGTGCAAAGGCAGATCGCGATAGGTTTCCGGGTGATCCAAGCCGCTGCGGACGCAAGCCGAAACCACGCGACTGACATCGCTCAGGTGCGTGTCGGTGATCACACCGTCGACGATCGATTCGGGCAATTCGACCGAACGCAGCGACAATCGCGCGTCGGTGTTATGGCCGGTGGTGCGGACCCACGATCCTTCCAGATTGTCGAAACGGATCGGGTATTCACCGCGTGTTTCGAATTCGATCGTGCGTCGGCCGTGTGGCGATCCGTCTTGTTCGCGACGGCAATGAACCATGCCGTTGCGGTCGGCCCAGACAACGCGGCCGGTGCTGCTGCTCATCATTCCCAGCGGGTAATCGCGGTCGACCAGCGAATCACGGACGAACCGAGCGATCGCGGTTTTTCCAGCACCGGCGGGTGCGAGCAACACGTTCAGGTGTTCCGAAAGCGGGCCGATTTCGACTCGCTGCAACGGACCATGAGTGTCAATATCGATGCGGTCCAACAGCATGGTCAGGCTCCTCCATGGCCACGTGGGTCTTCAATACGTTGGGTCTTTCTCGGCCAGCCGGCCTACATGCCTGACTGCGGGATTGCCGAAAAACCTGTGCTGTTTCACAGCGTGCCGGCGAACTTTAATCGAAATAGGAAAAAAGCCGAAAGATCGATTTCTGGTGCAAAGTTCGCAATTGTGCACCTGGACAAAAAAGAACGCCCCCAGCGATCCCCGCTGCAGATTTCCTGTCCCCCAAGCTCACCAACCTGTGAACGGCCACCCTGCGAAGCTGCCACCGTGCCTCATTCGCCTTTTTCAGGCACTTTTTCCAGGATGTCCAGCAACACCTGGTCGGTTTCCACGCCCTCGGCCTGGGCTTCGAAATTCAACAGGACACGGTGACGCATCGTCGGCAAAAACACCCGACGGATGTCTTCAAAGCTGACGTTGTAGCGACCGTCCAATAGCGCCCGCACCTTCGAAGCCAACGCCAGCGTCTGTGCCCCCCGCGGACTGCTGCCCCAACGCACGTACTGATTCGTGGCATCGACGCTGTGCGGGCCTTCGGGATGCGTGGCCAAAGTCAGCCGGACCAGATAATCCTGCACGTGCTTGGCCAGAATCACGTCGCGGATCAGTTGTTGCAGCTGCAAGATTTCTTCGCCGCCCATGACCTTTTCGACGCTGGCACGTTCGCCGCGTGTGGTCCGGTCGACGATCGTGTTCAGCTCGTCACGGCTGCTGTAGCCGACGACCAACTTGAACAAGAAACGATCCAACTGGGCTTCGGGCAACGGATAGGTGCCCTCTTGTTCGATCGGGTTCTGGGTCGCCAGCACAAAGAACGGGCGATCCAGTTCAAAGCGATGACCCGCGGCGGTGACGGTGCCCTCCTGCATCGTTTCCAGCATCGCGGACTGTGTTTTCGGCGTCGCGCGATTGATCTCATCGGCTAACAAGATCTGCGTAAACACCGGTCCGCGCTGGAACTCGAAACGCCGATGCCCCTCGGCGTCTTCGACGATCATGTTGGTGCCCAGGATGTCCGCGGGCATCAAGTCGGGCGTGAACTGAATGCGGTTGAAATTCAAATCCAGCACTTCGGCCAACGTGCGGACCAGCATCGTCTTGCCCAGACCCGGCACGCCTTCCAACAAGCAATGCCCGCCACACAACATGGCCGTCAGCACGCCGTGGACGATGTCATCGTGTCCAACGATCACGCGGCCGATCATTTCGCGAAGCGCACCATAGCGGTCGCGGAATTGTTCGGCCTGGGCCTGCATGTCGTCGGCGGTGATGGTCATCTATCCAACCCGGTCAGCAATAGTGAAACGCGTGATCAAGGCCACAGAATAACCGACCGGATCAATCGACGGGGAAGCCGCGTTTGCGAAGCAATGCCGCCGTGTCGACATCGCGACCGCGGAACCGCCGAAACCCTTCGGCCGGGTCGATCGTGTCGCCCACCGAGAACACGTTGTCGTGCAGCGACTTGGCCGACTGGGGATCGTAATAGCTGCCCTTTTCCTCGAACACCTCGGCCGCATCGGCGGTCAACGCGTCGGACCACAGATAACTGTAATAGCCCGCCGAGTACGCATCGCTGGAAAAGATGTGCTGGAAATGCGGCGTGCGGTGACGCATGGGCAATTCGTCGGGCATCCCCAAGTCCGCCAACGTCTCGCGTTCGAACTTGTCTGGATCGATGTCAGCATCGCCGGCCAAGTGCAGCTTCATGTCCACCAGCGCACTGGCCAAATACTCGGTGGTGCCAAAGCCCTGGTTGAACGTGGCCGCCTTTTCGATCTTCTCCAACAGTTCCTTTGGCAACGGCTGGCCGGTCTCGAAGTGCACCGCGAATTTGTTCAGGACTTCCGGCGTCGACAACCAGTGTTCGTTGATCTGTGACGGAAATTCGACATAGTCCCGCGCGACGTTGGTCCCCGACTGGGACGGATAGGTCACGTCGGACAGCAATCCGTGCAGGGCGTGGCCGAATTCATGGAACAACGTCACCGCGTCATCCCATGAGATCAGCGTCACTTCGCCCTCGGGAGCTTCAACAAAGTTCGAATTGTTCGAAACGATCGGCGTCAACGTTTCGCCCATCGCCGATTGCGGACGATAGTCGGTCATCCACGCACCGCTGCGTTTGCCTTCGCGGGCGTACGGATCCAAGTACCACAGGCCGACATGTTTGCCGTCGCCATCGGTGACTTCCCAAACCCGCACGTCAGGATGAAAGACGGGGATGCCCGTCAGCGGCTTGAATTGCAAACCATACAATTCGCCGGCGGCCCACATCATGGCCTCTCGCAACTTGTCCAACTGCAGGTACGGTTTGACTTCGTTGAAATCCAAGTCGTACTTTGCCTTGCGGACCTTTTCGGCATAGTAGCGATAGTCCCAAGGTTCGATCGTGACGCCGGGATCTTCTTTGTCGGCGATCGCTTGCATGTCGGCCACCTCTTCGCGAACG is from Crateriforma conspicua and encodes:
- a CDS encoding endonuclease/exonuclease/phosphatase family protein, with the protein product MKTNLDVFTNAATGPRLWLACGIAAVLALAGSPSSADESDAALSVMTWNVEWFYDEYRGDNHSDLSKKQSAPDRDRWEWKRDAVAEAIAEVRPTVVALQEVENRRVLWYLTRALDRNHREKYREYQIDGTDHYTEQDVGLLCHESADVVAASQLHQSKSMRATERFYNLSKHLLATVEVPVGDTTEQVHILILHLRARAEAEDLRIRQARLAHLWIADRVAAGEHVIVLGDMNTEEDGSQTRPESDVAALCGWDTATKDDDLIDLHDRLPASGRRTHLLPGKQFDRILVTPSLIEDEPGVPDLVFDEITVRSDVNIRGDLDTQNEHWDGYWTMKDDERDISDHHPLVATFRVK
- a CDS encoding RecQ family ATP-dependent DNA helicase; protein product: MSPLDVLRDVYGHANFRTSQSQVIDHVMSGHHAMVVMPTGMGKSLCYQIPGILLRRDPADLTLVLSPLIALMQDQVDSLCHKGVDATFINSSLDANVRNQRYREVAEGRYALLYVTPERFRKPEFREALAKRKVQLFVVDEAHCVSQWGHDFRPDYSRMAEIRSVVGDPVTIAVTATATAECRDDIYRQLGIDAADVGLFHEGIDRPNLQLDVQHVYDEAEKLEHLHDLLHSAMAKTGSTILYFSLIKTLQRFSDQLLSRGVDHVCYHGDLPRQARRRIQDEFMSGHADLVLATPAFGMGIDKSDIRMVIHAETPGSIESYYQEIGRAGRDGKPSRCVWLYDQADLMTQMQFIEWSNPDAAFYGRLFDALQSKREQCLAYGLQWLSDQLQRISRHDHRLDTAMAMLERAGVLAGPRPPECFDLTTDHLPAPFDDDAALGQKKTRDQQRLYELVKFAATDPSDRQRYLYEYFC
- a CDS encoding DUF4332 domain-containing protein; its protein translation is MLLDRIDIDTHGPLQRVEIGPLSEHLNVLLAPAGAGKTAIARFVRDSLVDRDYPLGMMSSSTGRVVWADRNGMVHCRREQDGSPHGRRTIEFETRGEYPIRFDNLEGSWVRTTGHNTDARLSLRSVELPESIVDGVITDTHLSDVSRVVSACVRSGLDHPETYRDLPLHGDSALASRGESGFRGYAYHELGAADPLGGNYRHDRESERQRRLRTELADVDAQIAELRPSDRTWQYDSLVRRREELHRRLAVLERRRIVPDADPSHRYAASSVLDHDYWRTADRTQWRDRLAKLHDRAESLRHRQAELRRWIAAIDRDAHLYRPDRRFDGWAASLDNPLRARINDVDAQIVHLRRTLVEVQSLRTLVADLTKRTDAWSTYRNRPTVDHFAAALDRYDRDAGWEDFYRRAYRPLHSIDDVQSRIAAATRQIDWLLNHYDAEPGLWSDWYAGAPVYRPVASERPYSQTSIVETLRAIRADLTDAWRYPTGTDYPNTDYRGSVETLRPVHDRSMAELESCFNWLTAAVDRLSAQRESLLRESAHLAETSRMAEFDSVYFRHPNWNHERGLRSEELQRVTTELETCLRDAADLRASLRHLPVVDLHGMGSTVAGPHRDEWKNQRDCFEYEQIVSELKQIDHQLSNGSRWDWLQRRRQQILQELGSIVRSTPSQTPLADAASRWLVRLSGGRLRHVSWNPNAHRHLADRRSHHDTARVRHESATLNVQIDGRPENQFGDADRGLACLAIRMAAADLLARTGRPVPLVVETWPSMFAAANPAQPINATEAHRGYHEYGDDGRWNHSVTSALFDFVRTGRQLLVLTSDAEFADQANRTGARQFRLHGQATLHPHRPMWKPQYAPETYVGPHPHTAPVDGPAVPRTANAPVDQINRDFDVAWREAYGQHDLHMHREGRHRAMPATDLAADGTTYRDGFYYGNTYTTVQPTPGESVAKATTADQQLADADGSRMIRRRSAGEDQTDSPFFLTVDSPIDQAPSIDAVAAARLRSLGITHINHLMQQDSNRLSDSLGLGNTNAATIRRWQHECRLVCRVPQLRGFDARVLVGCGITDPAQLAAIHPDQLLVRVQAFLATERGQRILLSGSSYELSRITSWIASAHRSTSLDADGLVVDGKPVSSRSYREIERDPFDSERYEDARYDDDDYEYDRDADGRLIRRRRRRVLRHESEATDYESQRRDGRRRESSSVSASNRTSRSSRSSNSSRSSSRRSSTSRSSSAGTRSHRSRDGERTRRSTRRTSDRDVVRISDGGDHDTNRRTYESEYDRDGYGRNGDGKSNGSGSGEASSQRGSSSRSSSSSSSSSRSSTSSNSSSRESSTSSEKTLRFYLQRSDDVVDAPSIGPRMAERLNAIGIYTVDDLLISDPAKVAEQLDHRRVEAETVLAWQQQATFVCRVPMLRGHDAQLLVLAEITSPEDLVAWDPAELLAIVDPIARGGEGQRILRGGSLPDLEEVTGWVEYARQNRELKAA
- a CDS encoding AAA family ATPase, with product MTITADDMQAQAEQFRDRYGALREMIGRVIVGHDDIVHGVLTAMLCGGHCLLEGVPGLGKTMLVRTLAEVLDLNFNRIQFTPDLMPADILGTNMIVEDAEGHRRFEFQRGPVFTQILLADEINRATPKTQSAMLETMQEGTVTAAGHRFELDRPFFVLATQNPIEQEGTYPLPEAQLDRFLFKLVVGYSSRDELNTIVDRTTRGERASVEKVMGGEEILQLQQLIRDVILAKHVQDYLVRLTLATHPEGPHSVDATNQYVRWGSSPRGAQTLALASKVRALLDGRYNVSFEDIRRVFLPTMRHRVLLNFEAQAEGVETDQVLLDILEKVPEKGE
- a CDS encoding M3 family metallopeptidase, with the translated sequence MHHRLIVAAVMATVFATLITAPSQESMAETSTSNDIDPATHPLLKPWTGPFGGVPPFDAVRVEEFPALFDVAIAAAESDYETIANNPEPATFENTFIPMEKAGRMLNRLEVVFDVHSSNLNVGPMPDLERGIVPKLAEHSDKITQNDALFRRIEAVYQQLDDGDFTVAQRRLVDDTYKTFVRKGAKLDDADKAKLSQINKRLARLFTDFSQNVLEDEKGYVTWISDEADLDGLPASIVAAMKSAATEKGKPDQWAITNTRSSMDPFLTYATNRGLREKVWRNYYSRGDNGDQYDNNAIIAEILKLRAARAKLLGYPTHAHWRLEPTMAKTPEATMELMTKVWPKAVARVREEVADMQAIADKEDPGVTIEPWDYRYYAEKVRKAKYDLDFNEVKPYLQLDKLREAMMWAAGELYGLQFKPLTGIPVFHPDVRVWEVTDGDGKHVGLWYLDPYAREGKRSGAWMTDYRPQSAMGETLTPIVSNNSNFVEAPEGEVTLISWDDAVTLFHEFGHALHGLLSDVTYPSQSGTNVARDYVEFPSQINEHWLSTPEVLNKFAVHFETGQPLPKELLEKIEKAATFNQGFGTTEYLASALVDMKLHLAGDADIDPDKFERETLADLGMPDELPMRHRTPHFQHIFSSDAYSAGYYSYLWSDALTADAAEVFEEKGSYYDPQSAKSLHDNVFSVGDTIDPAEGFRRFRGRDVDTAALLRKRGFPVD